Proteins from one Salmo salar chromosome ssa29, Ssal_v3.1, whole genome shotgun sequence genomic window:
- the LOC106598487 gene encoding zinc-binding protein A33, with the protein MLWVSDNQTVKHIKNKAQHTEMVIKADFQKLHQFLREEEEVRIAVLREEEEQKSQVMKEKIEEMSREISSLSDTIRALEEELRAEDISFLKNYKAIVRRTQCTLPDPQLVSGGLIDVAKHLGNLQFRVWEKMQGIVKYSPVTLDPNTAHPGLVLSENLTIVKCTNEKQQLPDNPERFDYYAWVLGSEGFNSGTHIWDVEVGNNTFWSLGVMEKSVQRKGAVNTGHWRFWHFKGKYGAFSPPESTSVLPVAKKPQRIRVQLDWDRGALSFSDPDNKTCLHTITHTFTERVFPYLGSYCKLSPLRIAPANASVKVQHS; encoded by the exons ATGCTGTGGGTTTCAGATAACCAAACAGTAAAACACATTAAG AACAAGGCCCAGCACACAGAGATGGTGATTAAAGCTGATTTTCAGAAGCTCCACCAGTTTCtacgagaggaagaggaggtgaggaTAGCTGttctgagggaggaagaggagcagaagAGTCAGGTGATGAAGGAGAAGATTGAGGAGATGAGCAGAGAGATATCATCACTTTCAGACACAATCAGAGccctagaggaggagctgagagcTGAAGACATCTCATTCCTCAAG AACTACAAGGCCATAGTGAGAAG AACCCAGTGCACACTGCCGGATCCACAGCTGGTCTCAGGAGGGCTCATAGACGTCGCCAAACACCTGGGAAACCTGCAGTTCAGAGTCTGGGAGAAAATGCAAGGGATTGTGAAATACa GTCCTGTCACTCTGGACCCTAACACCGCCCACCCAGGTCTCGTCCTATCTGAGAATCTGACCATTGTGAAATGCACAAATGAGAAACAGCAGCTCCCTGATAACCCAGAGAGGTTTGATTACTATGCATGGGTCTTGGGTTCTGAGGGCTTTAACTCAGGGACACACATCTGGGACGTTGAGGTTGGGAACAATACATTCTGGTCACTGGGTGTGATGGAAAAGTCTGTCCAGAGGAAGGGAGCAGTTAATACTGGACACTGGCGATTCTGGCACTTCAAAGGTAAATACGGTGCATTTTCCCCACCAGAATCAACCAGTGTACTCCCTGTGGCAAAGAAACCCCAGAGGATCAGAGTGCAGCTGGACTGGGACAGAGGAGCGCTGTCATTCTCTGACCctgataataaaacatgtttacacactattacacacactTTCActgagagagtctttccatacttGGGTAGTTACTGCAAGCTCTCCCCACTGAGAATTGCACCAGCGAATGCCTCTGTAAAAGTACAGCATAGTTAG